One Actinosynnema pretiosum DNA segment encodes these proteins:
- a CDS encoding baeRF2 domain-containing protein, with protein sequence MHTASLRGVVRARGPFVSVYFDAGHHPELRWQTMCDRLEADGADRALLDALEDAVLARPSQPGMAGRALIAAEGQVVLDRHLPVPPARTVERRGDLPYLLPLVDLSEPLVPHVVVQVDDRGADLRGVDPSGRPVAVATVGARSSGAAPELDVLELDDVAHEAASLVDRLRAELLVLAGPMAARRALRVALPDRYHRLVVEMEGPADPAVHHLAGRANRNERRAAVVRFREESARVGGRALQGLDEVIVALERGAVATLLLTDPLVGDRFAPEGRADEVLPALAVEHDVEVVLVGDALRLTEDVGALLK encoded by the coding sequence ATGCACACGGCTTCCCTGCGCGGCGTGGTCCGCGCCCGCGGCCCGTTCGTCTCGGTGTACTTCGACGCGGGCCACCACCCGGAGCTGCGCTGGCAGACCATGTGCGACCGGCTGGAGGCCGACGGCGCGGACCGGGCGCTCCTGGACGCGCTGGAGGACGCGGTGCTGGCCCGCCCGTCGCAGCCGGGCATGGCGGGCCGGGCGCTGATCGCCGCCGAGGGCCAGGTCGTGCTGGACCGGCACCTGCCGGTGCCGCCCGCGCGGACCGTGGAGCGGCGCGGCGACCTGCCGTACCTGCTGCCGCTGGTGGACCTGTCCGAGCCGCTGGTGCCGCACGTGGTGGTGCAGGTGGACGACCGGGGCGCGGACCTGCGCGGCGTGGACCCGTCCGGCCGCCCGGTCGCGGTGGCCACGGTCGGCGCCCGCTCCTCCGGCGCGGCGCCGGAGCTGGACGTGCTGGAGCTGGACGACGTGGCGCACGAGGCCGCGTCGCTGGTCGACCGGTTGCGCGCGGAGCTGCTGGTGCTGGCGGGCCCGATGGCCGCGCGCCGGGCGCTGCGCGTCGCGCTGCCCGACCGCTACCACCGCCTGGTGGTGGAGATGGAGGGCCCGGCGGACCCGGCGGTGCACCACCTGGCGGGCCGGGCGAACCGCAACGAGCGCCGCGCCGCCGTGGTGCGCTTCCGCGAGGAGTCGGCGCGGGTGGGCGGCCGGGCCCTGCAGGGGCTGGACGAGGTCATCGTGGCGCTGGAGCGGGGCGCGGTCGCGACGCTGCTGCTGACCGACCCGCTGGTGGGCGACCGGTTCGCGCCGGAGGGCCGGGCGGACGAGGTGCTGCCCGCGCTGGCGGTCGAGCACGACGTGGAGGTGGTCCTGGTCGGCGACGCGCTGCGGTTGACCGAGGACGTGGGCGCGCTGCTGAAGTAG
- a CDS encoding STAS domain-containing protein → MPEPATLASVRVEEPEDGVVVLHVSGELDTTSADELARPLKAHLGGGARSVVVDLGGVRFLGSAGLESLVMGRKLAEEQGVELALVASSRSALRPLQATGLDSVFTIKPTVEEALARG, encoded by the coding sequence GTGCCTGAACCCGCGACGCTCGCTTCGGTGCGGGTCGAGGAGCCCGAGGACGGTGTGGTGGTGCTGCACGTGTCCGGCGAGCTGGACACCACCAGCGCGGACGAGCTGGCCAGACCGCTCAAGGCCCACCTGGGCGGGGGTGCGCGCTCCGTGGTCGTCGACCTGGGCGGGGTGCGCTTCCTGGGCTCGGCGGGCCTGGAGTCGCTGGTGATGGGCCGCAAGCTCGCCGAGGAGCAGGGGGTGGAGCTGGCGCTGGTGGCGTCGAGCCGCTCCGCGCTGCGCCCGCTGCAGGCGACCGGCCTGGACTCGGTGTTCACGATCAAGCCCACCGTGGAGGAGGCTCTCGCGCGCGGGTGA
- a CDS encoding DUF4255 domain-containing protein produces MIHEVDEALRRLVREHALSGTDVEVAFEAPTKDWAARRNAPTVNVYLYDIREDLRRRQRGMLNSYDDRGQVVSRRLPPRHVKLSYLVTAWVQRTEDEHRLLSDLLVGLLRHESLPASLLTGSLAALELPVPMSCALPPPEDRAFADVWSALGGELKPSLDVVVSAPVDTGRAYPAAPPARTVRVDLGDTTLDGVA; encoded by the coding sequence ATGATCCACGAGGTGGACGAGGCGCTGCGGCGCCTGGTGAGGGAACACGCCCTGAGCGGCACGGACGTCGAGGTCGCCTTCGAGGCCCCGACGAAGGACTGGGCCGCGCGGCGCAACGCGCCCACGGTCAACGTCTACCTCTACGACATCCGCGAGGACCTGCGCCGCCGCCAGCGCGGGATGCTCAACTCCTACGACGACCGCGGCCAGGTCGTGTCCCGCCGCCTGCCGCCGCGCCACGTCAAGCTGTCCTACCTCGTCACGGCGTGGGTGCAGCGCACCGAGGACGAGCACCGCCTGCTGTCCGACCTGCTGGTGGGGCTGCTGCGGCACGAGTCCCTGCCCGCCTCGCTGCTCACCGGCTCGCTGGCCGCGCTGGAGCTGCCGGTGCCGATGTCCTGCGCGCTGCCGCCGCCGGAGGACCGCGCGTTCGCCGACGTGTGGAGCGCGCTCGGCGGCGAGCTGAAGCCGTCGCTGGACGTCGTGGTGTCCGCGCCGGTCGACACCGGCCGCGCCTACCCGGCCGCGCCGCCCGCGCGCACCGTGCGCGTGGACCTGGGCGACACCACGCTCGACGGTGTCGCGTGA
- a CDS encoding DUF397 domain-containing protein — translation MTDLGGGGAGQCARWRKSSRSTNVANCVELALAGAVTAVRDSKNPAGAVLLFPRPRWAAFLAGWR, via the coding sequence GTGACGGACCTCGGCGGTGGCGGCGCGGGCCAGTGCGCGCGGTGGCGCAAGAGCAGCCGGAGCACGAACGTGGCGAACTGCGTGGAGCTGGCGCTGGCGGGCGCGGTGACGGCGGTCCGCGACTCGAAGAACCCGGCGGGCGCGGTGCTGCTGTTCCCCCGGCCGAGGTGGGCGGCTTTCCTGGCGGGGTGGCGGTAG
- a CDS encoding SigB/SigF/SigG family RNA polymerase sigma factor produces MSAVVDFQPLFRELAEAQSRAERRQELRDQLVTEYLPIAWHIADRFAERGESVEDLRQVAAVGLIHAVDRFDVQRGIDFLAFAVPTITGEVRRHLRDQGWAVRVPRRLKELCLAIDAARVELARASGRTPTPSEVARHLNLSLAEVYEGLHATSANHMVSLEEVDSDHRLGVDDPALEVVELHHALDPMLRGLPKRERRIVLLRFFKNMTQSQIADSVGVSQMHVSRLLSRSLARLRDLLDER; encoded by the coding sequence ATGAGTGCGGTGGTGGACTTCCAGCCGTTGTTCCGCGAGTTGGCCGAGGCGCAGTCACGCGCTGAACGCCGCCAGGAGCTGCGGGACCAGCTGGTGACGGAGTACTTGCCGATCGCCTGGCACATCGCCGACCGGTTCGCCGAGCGCGGCGAGTCGGTGGAGGACCTGCGGCAGGTGGCCGCCGTGGGCCTGATCCACGCGGTGGACCGGTTCGACGTGCAGCGCGGCATCGACTTCCTCGCGTTCGCCGTCCCGACCATCACCGGCGAGGTGCGCCGCCACCTGCGCGACCAGGGGTGGGCGGTGCGGGTGCCGCGCAGGCTCAAGGAGCTGTGCCTGGCCATCGACGCCGCCCGCGTCGAGCTGGCCCGCGCGAGCGGTCGCACGCCGACGCCGAGCGAGGTCGCCCGGCACCTGAACCTCTCGCTCGCCGAGGTCTACGAGGGGCTGCACGCCACCTCTGCCAACCACATGGTCTCCCTGGAGGAGGTCGACTCCGACCACCGCCTCGGCGTCGACGACCCGGCCCTGGAAGTGGTCGAGCTGCACCACGCGCTTGATCCGATGCTTCGCGGGCTACCCAAGAGGGAGCGGAGGATCGTGCTGCTGCGGTTCTTCAAGAACATGACGCAGAGCCAGATCGCCGACTCGGTGGGCGTGTCGCAGATGCACGTGTCGCGCCTGCTCAGCCGGTCGCTCGCCCGCCTGCGGGACCTGCTCGACGAACGCTGA
- a CDS encoding eCIS core domain-containing protein, with product MRGHEHDHEQDGCARPPGERAEREDHALLGRAVAAGRPEVLGAGGVLGLQRAVGNAGVASALEEQAQGGPAESPVHEVVNSGRGAPLDAGVRADMEGRFGTSFADVRVHTDGAAHSSARSVNAQACTVGSDIVFQSGGYDPGSAAGRHVLAHELTHVVQQRSGPVDGSDVGGGVRLSDPSDRFEREASANADRLVAQPAVQRVEEAPAEDVAEEPVAQAHVPGAASVQRSAEEGEGEEGEGEE from the coding sequence GTGCGCGGACATGAGCACGACCACGAGCAGGACGGCTGCGCCCGGCCGCCGGGCGAGCGGGCCGAGCGCGAGGACCACGCCCTGCTCGGCCGGGCGGTCGCGGCCGGGCGGCCGGAGGTGCTGGGGGCGGGCGGGGTCCTCGGGTTGCAGCGGGCGGTCGGCAACGCCGGGGTGGCGTCGGCGCTGGAGGAGCAGGCGCAGGGGGGACCGGCCGAGTCGCCGGTGCACGAGGTGGTGAACTCCGGTCGCGGCGCGCCGCTGGACGCCGGGGTGCGCGCGGACATGGAGGGTCGGTTCGGCACCTCGTTCGCGGACGTGCGGGTGCACACGGACGGCGCGGCGCACAGCTCGGCCAGGTCGGTGAACGCGCAGGCCTGCACGGTGGGGTCGGACATCGTGTTCCAGAGCGGCGGCTACGACCCCGGCTCCGCCGCGGGGCGGCACGTGCTGGCGCACGAGCTGACGCACGTGGTGCAGCAGCGCAGCGGCCCGGTGGACGGCTCGGACGTCGGGGGCGGGGTGCGGCTGAGCGACCCGTCGGACCGGTTCGAGCGCGAGGCGAGCGCCAACGCGGACCGGCTGGTGGCGCAGCCCGCCGTGCAGCGGGTCGAGGAGGCGCCCGCCGAGGACGTGGCGGAGGAACCCGTGGCGCAGGCTCACGTGCCGGGCGCGGCGTCGGTGCAGCGCTCGGCCGAGGAGGGCGAGGGCGAGGAGGGCGAGGGCGAGGAGTAG
- a CDS encoding carboxylate-amine ligase: MTQPWTVGVEQEFLLVDPESRRPVPLAEAVAEHAGASFDVQRELTPFQIEVATPVCHSSAELAEQVLAGRRHLAKAARAAGGALLASAVPPLGMTGPPSITEDARYLRMQYTHRKMLAGQGVCGMHVHVGVPDRETAIRASNALRPWLPSLLALSANSPVEEGQDTGYASWRSIVWSRWPVGGPPPQFTNAGHYDALVSALVATEVVLDPAMVYWDVRPSTHVPTVEIRVADIPLTAKDAVVIAELVRAFVRTAADSAPTEPVNDVLLRAAYWRAARDGAEGQAIDPRTGALVPARDLLAELLAFGEDALRDAGAQDLVRGHLAAVAEHGGGAAKQRRAFLNGEADPADVVDLVLAETTADIA; encoded by the coding sequence ATGACGCAGCCGTGGACCGTCGGGGTCGAGCAGGAGTTCCTGCTCGTCGACCCCGAGTCGCGACGTCCGGTCCCCCTGGCCGAGGCGGTCGCCGAGCACGCGGGCGCGTCGTTCGACGTGCAGCGCGAGCTGACCCCGTTCCAGATCGAGGTGGCCACCCCGGTGTGCCACTCGTCCGCCGAGCTCGCCGAGCAGGTCCTCGCGGGCCGCAGGCACCTGGCGAAGGCCGCCCGCGCCGCGGGTGGCGCCCTCCTGGCGTCGGCCGTGCCGCCGCTGGGCATGACCGGGCCGCCCTCGATCACCGAGGACGCCCGGTACCTGAGGATGCAGTACACCCACCGGAAGATGCTGGCCGGGCAGGGCGTGTGCGGGATGCACGTCCACGTCGGGGTGCCGGACCGGGAGACCGCGATCCGCGCGTCGAACGCCCTGCGCCCGTGGCTGCCCTCGCTGCTGGCGCTGAGCGCGAACTCGCCCGTCGAGGAGGGCCAGGACACCGGCTACGCCAGCTGGCGCTCGATCGTGTGGTCGCGCTGGCCGGTCGGCGGCCCCCCGCCGCAGTTCACCAACGCGGGCCACTACGACGCGCTGGTCTCCGCGCTGGTGGCCACCGAGGTCGTGCTGGACCCGGCCATGGTCTACTGGGACGTCCGGCCGTCGACGCACGTGCCGACGGTGGAGATCAGGGTGGCCGACATCCCCCTGACCGCCAAGGACGCCGTGGTCATCGCCGAGCTGGTGCGGGCGTTCGTGCGCACCGCCGCCGACAGCGCGCCGACCGAGCCGGTCAACGACGTGCTGCTGCGCGCCGCCTACTGGCGGGCGGCGCGGGACGGCGCCGAGGGCCAGGCCATCGACCCGAGGACCGGGGCGCTGGTCCCGGCGCGCGACCTGCTGGCCGAGCTGCTCGCGTTCGGCGAGGACGCGCTGCGCGACGCCGGGGCGCAGGACCTGGTGCGCGGGCACCTGGCCGCGGTGGCGGAGCACGGCGGTGGCGCGGCCAAGCAGCGCAGGGCCTTCCTGAACGGTGAGGCGGACCCCGCCGACGTGGTCGACCTGGTGCTGGCGGAGACCACCGCCGACATCGCCTGA
- a CDS encoding ATP-binding protein: MSTTSPAGVTGLVGAGDLFTRLAALERRIRDAVAARRATDPAPDDPFRGLYLSDEVIDSLLATPREAFAPFHDPASPGRLGRLARTAALSAVDVELLLVALAPDVDSRFEQFYGYLNDDVTRRRATTGLALRLCGLPEGTSAGRARLDPAAPLLTAGLLVVEDRDRPFLTRSLRVLDRVVAHLLGDDRPDPALAGLARVADDLARPAVPLPGADRLVRGLRAGIRLAHLRERPGGGGREVASAALLEAGFAVLEVDAERLAAEPDRVALRAAVLREAVLRGAGIVLGPVDEEPALDALRHPAVPLAVHGPIAWNPRWSGDPPVLHEAVPLPVGARAELWAAGLRGPVAPGVDPAAATEHFVLGAGQIARAAEAASVAALADGEDITVAHLRAGARSQNAAGLQRLARRVEPAVTWDDLVLPGPVVGQLRELASRAEHRDRVIDRWRMRPGGGRGRGLTGLFAGDSGTGKTMSAEVIAASLGLDLYTVNLATVVDKYVGETEKNLERIFTEASGVNGVLLFDEADAIFGKRSEVRDAHDRYANIESAYLLQRMETFDGIAVLATNLRANLDEAFTRRLDVVVDFPLPDREQRRALWDHCLGPHAPRAELDLDFLAGAFELAGGHIRSAAVTAAYLAAEGDRVVGMREVVGAVAREYRKLGRLVGEREFGRYLELVRPFGQ, translated from the coding sequence GTGAGCACCACGAGTCCCGCGGGCGTCACGGGTCTCGTCGGCGCGGGGGACCTGTTCACCCGACTCGCCGCGCTGGAGCGGCGCATCCGCGACGCCGTCGCCGCCCGCCGCGCCACCGACCCCGCCCCCGACGACCCGTTCCGGGGCCTCTACCTGTCCGACGAGGTCATCGACTCGCTGCTCGCCACCCCGCGCGAGGCGTTCGCCCCGTTCCACGACCCCGCCTCGCCCGGCCGCCTCGGCCGCCTGGCCCGGACCGCCGCCCTGTCCGCTGTGGACGTCGAGCTGCTGCTCGTCGCGCTCGCGCCGGACGTGGACAGCAGGTTCGAGCAGTTCTACGGCTACCTCAACGACGACGTCACCCGCCGCCGCGCCACCACCGGGCTCGCGCTGCGCCTGTGCGGCCTCCCCGAGGGGACCTCGGCCGGTCGCGCCCGCCTCGACCCGGCCGCGCCGCTGCTCACCGCCGGTCTGCTCGTCGTGGAGGACCGCGACCGCCCGTTCCTGACCAGGTCGCTGCGCGTGCTCGACCGCGTCGTCGCCCACCTGCTCGGCGACGACCGCCCCGACCCGGCGCTCGCCGGACTCGCGCGCGTGGCCGACGACCTCGCCCGCCCGGCCGTCCCGCTGCCCGGCGCGGACCGCCTGGTGCGCGGCCTGCGCGCCGGCATCCGCCTGGCCCACCTGAGGGAGCGCCCCGGCGGCGGTGGTCGCGAGGTCGCGTCGGCGGCGCTGCTCGAAGCCGGGTTCGCGGTGCTGGAGGTCGACGCCGAGCGCCTCGCCGCCGAACCGGACCGGGTCGCGCTGCGCGCCGCCGTGCTGCGCGAGGCGGTGCTGCGCGGCGCCGGGATCGTGCTCGGGCCGGTCGACGAGGAGCCCGCGCTGGACGCGCTGCGCCACCCCGCCGTGCCGCTGGCGGTGCACGGCCCGATCGCCTGGAACCCGCGCTGGAGCGGCGATCCGCCGGTGCTGCACGAGGCCGTCCCGCTGCCGGTGGGCGCCCGCGCCGAGCTGTGGGCCGCCGGGCTGCGCGGACCGGTCGCGCCCGGCGTCGACCCGGCCGCCGCCACCGAGCACTTCGTGCTGGGCGCGGGCCAGATCGCGCGCGCCGCCGAGGCCGCGTCGGTGGCCGCGCTCGCCGACGGCGAGGACATCACCGTGGCGCACCTGCGCGCGGGCGCCCGCAGCCAGAACGCGGCCGGGCTGCAGCGGTTGGCGCGGCGCGTCGAGCCCGCCGTGACGTGGGACGACCTGGTGCTGCCCGGCCCGGTCGTGGGGCAGCTCAGGGAGCTGGCGTCGCGGGCGGAGCACCGGGACCGGGTGATCGACCGCTGGCGGATGCGGCCGGGCGGCGGGCGCGGGCGCGGCCTGACCGGGCTGTTCGCGGGCGACTCCGGCACCGGCAAGACCATGTCGGCGGAGGTGATCGCGGCCTCGCTGGGCCTTGACCTCTACACGGTCAACCTGGCCACCGTCGTCGACAAGTACGTGGGCGAGACCGAGAAGAACCTGGAGCGGATCTTCACCGAGGCGTCCGGGGTCAACGGCGTGCTGCTGTTCGACGAGGCCGACGCGATCTTCGGCAAGCGCTCGGAGGTGCGCGACGCGCACGACCGGTACGCCAACATCGAGTCCGCGTACCTGCTGCAGCGCATGGAGACCTTCGACGGGATCGCCGTGCTGGCCACGAACCTGCGGGCGAACCTGGACGAGGCGTTCACCCGCCGCCTGGACGTGGTCGTGGACTTCCCGCTGCCGGACCGGGAGCAGCGGCGCGCGCTGTGGGACCACTGCCTCGGCCCGCACGCCCCCAGGGCCGAGCTGGACCTGGACTTCCTGGCGGGCGCGTTCGAGCTGGCGGGCGGGCACATCCGGTCGGCGGCGGTGACGGCGGCGTACCTGGCGGCCGAGGGCGACCGGGTCGTCGGGATGCGCGAGGTGGTCGGCGCGGTGGCGCGCGAGTACCGCAAGCTGGGCAGGCTGGTGGGGGAGCGCGAGTTCGGGCGCTACCTGGAGCTGGTCCGCCCGTTCGGGCAGTGA
- a CDS encoding DUF6760 family protein, with the protein MTYAVDRLHEEVAYVAYHFHWSLDSILDLEHHDRLRYAAEIARINTRR; encoded by the coding sequence GTGACGTACGCGGTCGACCGGCTCCACGAGGAGGTCGCGTACGTCGCCTACCACTTCCACTGGTCGCTGGACTCGATCCTCGACCTGGAGCACCACGACCGGCTGCGGTACGCGGCCGAGATCGCCCGCATCAACACCAGGCGGTGA
- a CDS encoding phage tail sheath family protein, protein MPTYLSPGVYVEEVEAGARPIEGVGTAVAAFVGFAGRGPFNTPTLVSNWAQYAQTFGDLVEGTYLGQAVYSYFLNGGGNCYVVRIGGERDDAGTGGGPSGNGALPSGATGVLGGYKVTAKAIGAGDITVEVADPAGENPAEDRFTLLVKDAGKVVETHHVTTKRTKENVVTVVREKSNLITVEELANPPAKADRGAVALRADESAPTAVPGKVAADDYVGDVADRTGFGGLEAIDEITMVAVPDLMSAYQRDQISLEGVKAVQLAMIAHCEQMGDRMAVLDPPPALTPQQVREWRQNVAGYDSKYAALYYPWVKVFDAASDDHLFVPPSGHVAGVWARTDAGRGVHKAPANEVVRGAVALQTQLTKNEQELLNPIGVNCVRSFPGRGIRVWGARTLSSDPAWRYLNVRRLFNYLEESILSGTQWVVFEPNDDALWARIRRTISAFLVNEWRKGALFGLTPDEAFYVKCDRETNPAEAIDAGQVVCEVGIAPVKPAEFVVFRLAQFSGGTSLVNE, encoded by the coding sequence ATGCCCACCTATCTCTCGCCGGGGGTGTACGTCGAGGAGGTGGAGGCGGGCGCCCGCCCCATCGAGGGCGTCGGCACCGCCGTGGCCGCCTTCGTCGGGTTCGCCGGGCGCGGGCCATTCAACACCCCGACGCTGGTGTCGAACTGGGCCCAGTACGCGCAGACCTTCGGCGACCTCGTCGAGGGCACCTACCTCGGCCAGGCCGTCTACAGCTACTTCCTCAACGGCGGCGGCAACTGCTACGTCGTCCGCATCGGCGGCGAGCGCGACGACGCGGGCACGGGCGGCGGCCCGTCCGGCAACGGCGCGCTGCCGTCCGGCGCCACCGGCGTCCTCGGCGGCTACAAGGTCACCGCCAAGGCGATCGGCGCGGGCGACATCACCGTCGAGGTCGCCGACCCGGCGGGCGAGAACCCCGCGGAGGACCGCTTCACCCTGCTGGTCAAGGACGCGGGCAAGGTCGTCGAGACCCACCACGTGACGACCAAGCGCACCAAGGAGAACGTCGTCACCGTGGTCAGGGAGAAGTCGAACCTGATCACCGTCGAGGAGCTGGCGAACCCGCCCGCCAAGGCCGACCGGGGAGCCGTCGCGCTGCGCGCCGACGAGTCCGCGCCGACCGCCGTGCCCGGCAAGGTCGCCGCCGACGACTACGTGGGCGACGTCGCCGACCGCACCGGCTTCGGCGGCCTGGAGGCCATCGACGAGATCACCATGGTCGCGGTGCCCGACCTGATGAGCGCCTACCAGCGGGACCAGATCTCGCTGGAGGGCGTGAAGGCCGTGCAGCTGGCCATGATCGCCCACTGCGAGCAGATGGGCGACCGCATGGCGGTGCTGGACCCGCCGCCCGCGCTGACCCCGCAGCAGGTCCGCGAGTGGCGGCAGAACGTCGCGGGCTACGACTCGAAGTACGCGGCCCTGTACTACCCGTGGGTCAAGGTGTTCGACGCCGCCAGCGACGACCACCTGTTCGTCCCGCCGAGCGGGCACGTGGCGGGCGTGTGGGCGCGCACCGACGCCGGTCGCGGCGTGCACAAGGCCCCCGCCAACGAGGTCGTGCGCGGCGCGGTGGCGCTCCAGACGCAGCTCACCAAGAACGAGCAGGAGCTGCTCAACCCCATCGGCGTCAACTGCGTCCGCTCGTTCCCCGGCCGGGGCATCCGGGTGTGGGGCGCGCGGACCCTCTCGTCCGACCCGGCGTGGCGCTACCTGAACGTGCGCAGGCTCTTCAACTACCTGGAGGAGTCGATCCTCAGCGGCACCCAGTGGGTCGTGTTCGAGCCGAACGACGACGCCCTGTGGGCCCGCATCCGCCGCACCATCAGCGCGTTCCTGGTCAACGAGTGGCGCAAGGGCGCCCTGTTCGGGCTCACCCCCGACGAGGCGTTCTACGTCAAGTGCGACCGCGAGACCAACCCGGCCGAGGCGATCGACGCCGGCCAGGTCGTGTGCGAGGTGGGCATCGCCCCGGTGAAGCCCGCCGAGTTCGTCGTCTTCCGCCTGGCGCAGTTCTCCGGCGGCACCAGCCTCGTCAACGAGTGA
- a CDS encoding helix-turn-helix domain-containing protein, with the protein MPGNAYTSVKSRTVAGALRTYREQHGLSCEDVASVLGVSSSKISRMETGKSGLQVEDVSALLGYYKVPGARRRELLDLMRRGEELGWWERQAGLPKLWRALIDFENKATAVHNYESMVVPGLVQTAEYTRALIRSLDPALPEHELDSLVTTRMARQAVLNRASAPEYLAVLHEAALRIRVGGDGVMRRQLRHLLDVAERSNVVVRVTPMGAGAHVGLSGAFTLLEFAHEPAVVFVENQSTGLFLDGAAEVDGYRRAWGRIVDVSLSPRATAELLAELVEERP; encoded by the coding sequence ATGCCAGGAAACGCCTACACGTCGGTGAAGTCGCGCACGGTCGCGGGCGCTCTGCGGACGTACCGCGAGCAGCACGGGCTGAGCTGCGAGGACGTCGCGAGCGTGCTCGGCGTGTCCTCCAGCAAGATCAGCCGGATGGAGACCGGCAAGAGCGGTCTGCAGGTCGAGGACGTCTCCGCGCTGCTGGGGTACTACAAGGTGCCCGGCGCCAGGCGCAGGGAGCTGCTGGACCTGATGCGGCGCGGCGAGGAGCTGGGCTGGTGGGAGCGGCAGGCCGGGCTGCCCAAGCTGTGGCGGGCGCTGATCGACTTCGAGAACAAGGCGACCGCGGTCCACAACTACGAGTCCATGGTCGTGCCGGGACTGGTCCAGACCGCGGAGTACACGCGGGCGCTGATCCGCTCGCTGGACCCGGCGCTGCCCGAGCACGAGCTGGACTCCCTGGTGACCACGCGGATGGCGCGCCAGGCGGTGCTGAACCGGGCGAGCGCACCGGAGTACCTGGCGGTGCTGCACGAGGCGGCGCTGCGCATCCGGGTCGGCGGCGACGGCGTGATGCGCAGGCAGCTGCGGCACCTGCTGGACGTGGCCGAGCGGTCGAACGTGGTGGTGCGCGTGACGCCGATGGGCGCGGGGGCGCACGTCGGGCTGTCGGGGGCGTTCACGCTGCTGGAGTTCGCGCACGAGCCCGCGGTGGTGTTCGTGGAGAACCAGTCGACGGGGCTGTTCCTGGACGGGGCGGCCGAGGTCGACGGGTACCGGCGGGCGTGGGGGCGGATCGTGGACGTGAGCCTGTCGCCTCGGGCGACGGCGGAGCTGCTGGCGGAGCTGGTGGAGGAGCGGCCGTGA
- a CDS encoding phage tail protein, which translates to MALPELDTSVGHSFGLEVDGVAIKQISEVSGLKMEQDVIELKQNTADGKYVIKKLPGRPKAGEVTLTRGLTGDNSFEKWVKDAHFGKMTSARKGGAIIVYDYEGTAIKRYKLTNAWPKSLEIGSLKAGDTSVLTEKLVVTYEMMEVE; encoded by the coding sequence ATGGCACTCCCCGAACTCGACACGTCCGTCGGCCACTCGTTCGGCCTCGAGGTCGACGGCGTCGCGATCAAGCAGATCTCCGAGGTGTCCGGGCTCAAGATGGAGCAGGACGTCATCGAGCTCAAGCAGAACACCGCCGACGGCAAGTACGTCATCAAGAAGCTGCCCGGCCGCCCCAAGGCGGGCGAGGTCACGCTCACCCGCGGCCTCACCGGCGACAACAGCTTCGAGAAGTGGGTCAAGGACGCCCACTTCGGCAAGATGACCTCGGCCCGCAAGGGCGGTGCGATCATCGTCTACGACTACGAGGGCACCGCGATCAAGCGCTACAAGCTGACCAACGCGTGGCCCAAGAGCCTGGAGATCGGCTCGCTCAAGGCCGGTGACACCAGCGTGCTCACCGAGAAGCTCGTGGTCACCTACGAGATGATGGAAGTCGAGTAG
- a CDS encoding ATP-binding protein has translation MDGVEVRVSLAARPASLPTLRAIAAQVARSAEATPELAVDLVIAVDEACSALIARARERATLACRFHTDGTSVRFRAHVGTSAVTVPGHDSLYWRVVSSVTDAVTSWVDGDGLLHVELRCRG, from the coding sequence ATGGACGGGGTGGAGGTTCGCGTTTCCCTTGCCGCCCGACCCGCCAGCCTCCCCACGCTGCGCGCGATCGCGGCGCAGGTCGCACGATCCGCCGAGGCGACGCCGGAGCTGGCCGTCGACCTCGTCATCGCGGTCGACGAGGCCTGCTCCGCGCTGATCGCGCGCGCACGCGAACGAGCGACCCTCGCCTGCAGGTTCCACACCGACGGCACCTCTGTTCGGTTCCGCGCACACGTCGGCACCTCGGCCGTCACCGTTCCCGGCCATGACTCGTTGTACTGGCGAGTCGTCAGTTCGGTGACCGACGCAGTCACCAGTTGGGTGGACGGTGACGGCCTTCTGCACGTCGAGTTGAGGTGTCGGGGATGA